Proteins co-encoded in one Coregonus clupeaformis isolate EN_2021a chromosome 17, ASM2061545v1, whole genome shotgun sequence genomic window:
- the LOC121586896 gene encoding glycosylated lysosomal membrane protein-like, protein MAAEILYTIHFYVLFLLLTVRISSSFIGNGDNYRRNVSLELNPDLNSLLTPLPPGVGLVHVRALGKNTTLHYLLCNQGAQALLLVHTSSTSSKVEVDWPAFLFSAFDSEGRDQGWPSLLHNANSSQLRVGLDGVAPRSNRSRFSLELQAVGGTQPMALL, encoded by the exons ATGGCGGCGGAGATTTTGTACACAATCCACTTTTATGTCTTATTTTTGCTTTTAACGGTTCGGATTTCTTCTAGTTTTATCGGCAATGGTGATAACTACCGACGGAAT GTATCCCTGGAACTGAACCCTGATCTGAACTCCTTGCTGACACCGCTGCCCCCTGGTGTTGGCTTGGTCCATGTGCGGGCGCTGGGCAAAAACACAACACTGCATTACCTCCTCTGCAACCAGGGGGCGCAAGCATTACTACTGGTGCACACGAGCTCCACTTCATCCAAGGTGGAGGTAGACTGGCCTGCCTTCCTG TTCTCAGCCTTTGATTCTGAGGGGCGGGACCAAGGCTGGCCCAGCCTCCTCCACAACGCTAACTCCTCCCAGCTGAGGGTGGGGCTGGACGGCGTGGCCCCGAGGTCCAATCGCTCCCGCTTCTCCCTAGAGCTACAGGCCGTGGGCGGCACCCAGCCcatggccctcctgtag
- the LOC121586898 gene encoding T-complex protein 1 subunit gamma, whose translation MMGQQVLVLSQNMKRESGRKVQTGNISAAKTIADVIRTCLGPRAMMKMLLDPMGGIVMTNDGNAILREIQVQHPAAKSMIEISRTQDEEVGDGTTSVIILAGEMLSVSEQFLEQQMHPTVVISAYRQALDDMLNLLKDISTPVDVSDREMMLKIINSAINTKALSRWSDMACSIALDAVKTVEMEENGHKEIDIKKYAKVEKVPGGIIEDSCVLRGVMVNKDVTHPRMRRMIKDPRIVLLDCSLEYKKGESQTDIEITREEDFARILQMEEEYIQQICEDIIRLKPDLIFTEKGISDLAQHYLMKANITAIRRVRKTDNNRIARACGARIASRTDELREEDVGLGAGLFEIKKIGDEYFTFVTECKDPKACTILLRGASKEILAEVERNLQDAMQVTRNVLLEPSLLPGGGAAEMAVSQRLMELSKTLTGVEQWPYRALAQALEVIPRTLIQNCGASTIRVLTSLRAKHTQEGSVSWGVNGETGTLADMTALGIWEPLAVKAQTYKTAVETAILLLRIDDIVSGHKKKGDEQTGGGQGAE comes from the exons ACGATCGCAGACGTCATTAGAACATGCCTGGGACCAAGGGCCATGATGAAG aTGCTGTTGGACCCCATGGGTGGGATCGTGATGACCAACGATGGCAACGCTATCCTGAGAGAG ATCCAGGTCCAGCACCCGGCTGCCAAGTCCATGATTGAGATCAGCCGCACTCAGGACGAGGAGGTGGGAGACGGCACCACCTCTGTCATCATCCTGG CGGGGGAGATGCTGTCCGTATCAGAGCAGTTCCTGGAGCAGCAGATGCACCCGACAGTTGTCATCAGCGCCTACAGACAAGCCCTGGATGATATGCTCAACCTGCTCAAAGATATCAG CACCCCAGTGGACGTGAGCGACCGGGAGATGATGCTGAAGATCATCAACTCTGCCATCAACACCAAGGCCCTGAGCCGCTGGTCTGACATGGCCTGCAGCATCGCCCTGGATGCCGTCAAAactgtggagatggaggagaacgGACACAAGGAGATTGACATTAAGAAGTACGCCAAAGTAGAAAAG gttCCCGGTGGGATCATCGAGGACTCGTGTGTGCTGAGAGGTGTGATGGTAAACAAGGACGTGACCCACCCGCGCATGCGCAGAATGATCAAGGATCCGCGCATTGTCCTGTTGGACTGCTCCCTGGAGTACAAGAAGGGAGAGAGCCAGACTGATATTGAGATCACTCGTGAGGAGGACTTTGCACGCATCCTGCAGATGGAGGAGGAGTACATCCAGCAGATCTGTGAAGACATCATCCGCCTCAAGCCAGACCTCATCTTCACAGAGAAGGGCATCTCGG ACTTGGCTCAGCACTACCTGATGAAGGCTAACATCACGGCTATTCGCCGTGTCAGAAAGACCGACAACAACAGGATCGCCAG GGCGTGTGGCGCACGCATTGCCAGCCGTACGGACGAGCTACGCGAGGAAGACGTGGGCCTGGGGGCGGGCCTGTTTGAGATCAAGAAGATTGGAGACGAGTACTTCACCTTCGTCACAGAGTGCAAAGACCCCAAAGCCTGCACCATCCTGCTGAGAGGAGCCAGCAAGGAAATCCTGGCG GAGGTGGAGCGTAACCTGCAGGATGCCATGCAGGTGACCCGCAATGTGCTGCTGGAGCCCAGCCTGCTGCCTGGCGGTGGCGCTGCCGAGATGGCTGTGTCCCAGCGTCTGATGGAGCTCTCCAAGACCCTCACTGGCGTGGAGCAGTGGCCCTACCGTGCCCTGGCCCAGGCCCTGGAGGTCATCCCCCGCACCCTCATCCAGAACTGTGGCGCCTCCACCATCCGTGTGCTCACCTCCCTCAGG GCCAAGCACACACAGGAGGGCAGTGTGTCGTGGGGGGTGAACGGAGAGACTGGCACCCTAGCTGACATGACCGCCCTGGGCATCTGGGAGCCGCTGGCTGTCAAGGCTCAGACCTACAAGACTGCAGTAGAG acGGCCATCTTGTTGCTGCGCATCGACGACATCGTCTCTGGACACAAGAAGAAGGGAGATGAGCAGACAGGAGGAGGACAGGGCGCCGAGTAG